A single Nicotiana tabacum cultivar K326 chromosome 5, ASM71507v2, whole genome shotgun sequence DNA region contains:
- the LOC107806499 gene encoding uncharacterized protein LOC107806499 isoform X2 yields MAYHYVKSRTEGTGESREEMQTVNFSRVIVFLNNWVQKILVSSEKKIRVEGDKHGMEIAGSYLDYKCWGIFKFCLEESKKMGVSLHFLRDLLRVVQYVSRDALIRLGDEPMVSEELELHSIVLDCISLVFSSHGGISNENLDLWISLISIVVESVQKVLNDKLEGTKAGIFAKQLSCYLLEPFAKFLKVHPTRKNGFRDFIDKLFEDLVILWDALDVNAFETKPEWKRNLLVLIEEVLTQALFHPTHIDGFLSLQSTSKYRHTDDKKSKEEKTFIKSYHRHLFDKLGKIITWKNASAVSGAGELLRLFINCICRKNGVSVGADAFKHQDGNSAAFFKSSSNSSAISKSPYYGLDAEARKSVFDFFVEIMELFLSEIYAHSQAKLEAGPLYLEINSTLRSLNKLLATCVLEKVYIRTEDTSEGACFKFLKLIYDAVMSLTAQMNQLLQSFAASEVQIPGQVLILAAKEIFLAIHYLVDIEYEVVGEDLEKLWGMILALTASSHSLMNTSDQHLLTSEVLKLGCRLVHLYSELRQVNIAIFTLSKAVREVVSSLRSNEASRVSFLYHSFANSLSMLMCSPEFRLSIRNAVKSIPEGQASGCIRQLIVDITESLEWIKSKYQLPAESDSAEPCLSNCGTLCFDLKAELFGKSLTEVYALILDSMTVTSGNSNLIALSVKDLMAVIRPGLSSLVSQDPDVLNMFFPLVTDRTFSKATALGNDILSVCWILVFFFRLYMSCRSLQRQAISLMPPDASRKMSRAIADSFAAYSAKDWLERTVWEDESYFSWVVQPSAPLPAVIHIIAEFCHQHTVIGCCPLIYVLSGMALQRLVDLNRQMKSIDYLLQKNNNLVQSRLDSDAGLSSYSKDTKKWKKHVSTLRKEAVGLTEFMMRYLSLVTEDRISKSSVDQVSSKDTYLDYLYETEVWDLGIGSIDEKLFPSALWWIICQNVDIWCPHASKKDLKKFLLALIQNSLPCLSTNMSELRNHIENSGYVIGVNRHLVSVELLSNTILYEQSPICRHMASRFCQILKKSVSSIFSYVGEVDINSSPDWENAIHVLEKSSTTFFRRVHPQDNDSLLIEPIHHLLNNIPAEACEKELTPNFNTEITRCRAFLNLLSWIPKGHLSSKSFSLYATSILNIDRLVVGCLFDQHGSVALCNCYELLRLLVTCRRTFKNLILASCEDKKGHQSLLACFLSESSPVIWFMKSLSAINGFQSAISRETSPQLKHMIFSLMDHTSFILLTLFKDQFKVILALTAGKSYGGALSSANGHEETDMKENDPCPDFLDNGDSWRSVLSVADTLMEHAQDLLDSLNVVFVNRKVGDLAGLQEIEKVSPVVSCFQGFLCGLASAMDNLDVKSSSPLIESTSCTLKLLSTMKTCADLLNSVLHLLFLEGDQCPQGLSSTHFSIETEFCNKLLPMGTHPSRDSANEVDSANKEEQHSGSAGSGFESLLANVDFEQQYLRKSLLQGLFKGENLEAAFCLRQIFNASSAILKFSLHTKSTSLLSSLLPILVRVSQVLLFEFANHSGALEQFSFIWLDGVVKFIGELGKIFPLLNPLSSRDFFVKQIELHLKAMGKCISLQGKDATLASREIESSTKMLSGLPELDLPNSTWLNHLDELKSRLRMSFANFVSRSSELHLLSAIQAIERALVGVQEHCINNYEVTTGSSDGGKVSANVAAGIDCLDLILESVSGRKKLAVVKRHIQSLVSSLLNIVLHLQGPKIFFRNLKFRKDFAEPDPGCVCLMCISVLTKISAKHAFFQLEACHIGQLLHMPAAIFQSIFQLWISKGSLCSNYTGGLMFGETEVPRTERSAVDRQFCIKLYAACCRMLCNVLKHHISEARRCIALLEDSVGRLLNCLEMVCTSPVEGDYFGWEVQEGVKCASFLRRVYEEIRQQKDVYGGHCFQFLSCYIWVYCGYGRLRNGIIREIDEALRPGVYALIDACSADDLQRLHTVFGEGPCRSTLATLQHDYKVHFQYEGKV; encoded by the exons ATGGCATATCATTATGTGAAATCAAGAACAGAAGGGACAGGTGAAAGCAGGGAGGAAATGCAGACAGTAAACTTTTCGAGAGTGATAGTTTTCCTTAATAATTGGGTTCAGAAAATACTGGTTTCTTCTGAAAAGAAAATTAGGGTGGAAGGAGACAAACATGGGATGGAAATTGCAGGGTCATATTTAGATTACAAATGTTGGGGGATTTTCAAGTTCTGCTTGGAGGAATCAAAAAAGATGGGTGTTTCATTACACTTCTTAAGGGACTTGTTACGGGTAGTCCAGTATGTTTCAAGGGATGCATTGATACGTCTGGGTGATGAGCCTATGGTTAGTGAAGAATTGGAGTTACATAGCATAGTTCTTGATTGCATATCCTTAGTGTTCTCATCTCATGGGGGTATTTCTAATGAAAATCTAGACTTGTGGATTTCATTGATTAGTATAGTGGTTGAATCTGTCCAAAAGGTTCTCAATGATAAGCTTGAAGGCACGAAGGCGGGTATTTTTGCCAAGCAGTTGTCTTGTTACTTGCTTGAGCCATTTGCTAAATTTCTAAAAGTCCATCCAACTCGTAAAAATGGTTTCCGCGATTTTATAGATAAGCTTTTTGAAGATTTGGTGATCTTGTGGGATGCTTTAGATGTTAATGCCTTTGAAACCAAACCAGAATGGAAAAGAAATCTACTTGTATTGATAGAAGAAGTTTTAACGCAGGCATTGTTCCATCCAACTCATATTGATGGATTTTTGAGCCTTCAAAGTACATCCAAGTATAGACACACTGATGataaaaaatcaaaagaggaGAAAACATTCATAAAAAGTTACCATAGACACTTATTTGATAAGTTGGGGAAGATTATAACCTGGAAGAATGCATCAGCAGTCAGTGGTGCTGGAGAGCTGCTACGCCTGTTCATTAATTGTATTTGTAGGAAAAATGGGGTTTCAGTCGGTGCAGACGCATTTAAGCACCAGGATGGCAATTCTGCTGCCTTTTTCAAGAGCTCTTCCAATAGTTCTgcaatttcaaaaagtccttattATGGTCTGGATGCAGAAGCACGAAAGtcagtttttgatttttttgtagaGATTATGGAACTTTTCTTATCAGAGATTTATGCTCACTCACAAGCCAAACTGGAAGCTGGGCCTCTGTATTTGGAAATTAATAGCACATTAAGATCTCTCAATAAATTGCTTGCAACTTGTGTACTGGAAAAGGTATATATACGAACTGAAGATACCTCAGAAGGGGCTTGCTTTAAATTTCTGAAGTTAATTTATGATGCGGTCATGTCGCTTACTGCCCAAATGAATCAATTACTACAATCATTTGCCGCTTCAGAAGTGCAAATACCTGGGCAAGTGTTGATTCTAGCAGCCAAGGAAATTTTTCTTGCTATTCATTATTTAGTGGATATTGAATATGAGGTTGTCGGGGAAGATCTAGAAAAACTATGGGGTATGATACTTGCTCTTACAGCCAGTAGTCACTCTCTAATGAACACTTCAGATCAGCATTTGCTAACTTCAGAGGTACTTAAGCTTGGATGCAGACTGGTTCACCTCTACAGTGAACTTCGACAG GTTAACATTGCCATATTCACGCTAAGCAAAGCTGTTAGAGAAGTAGTATCATCACTCAGAAGCAACGAAGCATCCAGAGTTTCTTTTCTCTATCACTCATTTGCTAATTCTCTTAGCATGTTAATGTGCTCTCCAGAATTCAGACTTTCCATCAGAAATGCTGTCAAGTCCATTCCTGAGGGCCAAGCAAGTGGATGCATCCGACAGTTGATTGTAGATATTACAGAATCTCTAGAATGGATAAAATCAAAATATCAGTTGCCTGCTGAGAGTGATTCTGCAGAACCATGTTTGAGTAATTGCGGCACGCTTTGCTTTGATCTAAAAGCCGAGCTTTTCGGGAAAAGTTTGACAGAAGTGTATGCCCTTATTCTCGACTCAATGACTGTTACTAGTGGTAATAGCAACCTCATTGCTCTTTCTGTGAAAGATTTGATGGCTGTTATCCGTCCCGGTTTGAGTAGCCTGGTCTCGCAAGATCCAGATGTTCTTAACATGTTCTTTCCTTTGGTAACGGACAGAACATTCAGTAAGGCAACTGCACTTGGGAATGACATCCTATCAGTATGCTGGATTTTGGTCTTTTTCTTTCGTTTATATATGTCTTGCAGAAGCTTGCAAAGACAAGCCATTAGCCTGATGCCTCCAGATGCATCAAGGAAGATGTCAAGAGCAATTGCTGATTCTTTTGCAGCTTATTCTGCGAAGGATTGGCTGGAGAGGACTGTTTGGGAAGACGAAAGTTATTTTTCTTGGGTTGTCCAACCTTCAGCTCCTCTTCCTGCTGTTATACATATTATTGCTGAGTTTTGTCACCAGCACACTGTTATAGGTTGCTGTCCTCTTATTTATGTGTTGAGTGGTATGGCTCTTCAAAGACTTGTTGATTTAAATAGGCAAATGAAATCCATTGATTACTTGCTTCAGAAGAATAATAATCTAGTCCAGTCTAGGTTAGACAGTGATGCTGGTCTGTCATCATACTCCAAGGATACTAAAAAGTGGAAAAAACATGTCTCAACTCTGAGGAAAGAGGCAGTAGGCCTCACAGAATTCATGATGAGATATCTCTCATTAGTGACTGAAGATAGGATATCTAAGTCCTCAGTGGACCAAGTAAGCAGTAAGGATACATATCTCGATTATCTGTATGAAACCGAGGTATGGGATCTTGGTATTGGCTCTATAGATGAGAAGCTGTTTCCATCTGCTTTGTGGTGGATTATTTGCCAAAATGTTGATATCTGGTGTCCTCATGCTTCCAAAAAAGATTTGAAGAAGTTTCTTTTAGCTCTAATTCAGAACTCCCTTCCTTGTTTAAGCACGAATATGAGTGAGCTCAGGAATCATATAGAGAACTCTGGCTACGTGATTGGAGTCAACCGACATTTGGTCTCCGTGGAACTTCTGAGCAACACCATTTTGTATGAACAAAGC CCCATTTGCAGGCACATGGCATCCAGATTTTGCCAAATCTTGAAGAAGTCTGTGTCGTCAATATTTTCATATGTTGGAGAAGTTGATATAAACAGTTCACCTGATTGGGAGAATGCTATACATGTGCTTGAAAAGTCATCTACAACATTTTTCAGACGTGTTCATCCACAGGATAATGACTCGTTACTGATAGAGCCAATCCATCATTTACTAAATAACATACCTGCTGAAGCTTGTGAAAAGGAACTAACTCCTAATTTTAACACAGAAATCACCAGATGCCGGGCATTTCTCAACCTTTTGAGCTGGATACCAAAAGGACATCTTAGTTCAAAATCGTTCTCACTTTATGCGACTAGCATTCTCAATATCGACAG GCTTGTGGTTGGCTGCCTGTTTGATCAGCATGGGTCCGTAGCTTTATGCAACTGTTATGAGCTCTTGAGGTTGCTTGTGACCTGCCGGAGAACCTTTAAAAATCTAATACTGGCATCATGCGAAGATAAGAAAGGTCATCAATCCTTGCTAGCTTGCTTCTTGTCGGAGAGCTCTCCTGTTATTTGGTTTATGAAGTCATTATCTGCGATAAATGGTTTTCAGAGTGCAATTTCTCGAGAGACTTCTCCTCAATTGAAACATATGATTTTCTCATTGATGGATCACACATCTTTCATCCTTTTGACTCTGTTCAAAGATCAATTTAAAGTTATTCTTGCTTTGACTGCTGGGAAGTCTTATGGTGGAGCTCTCAGTTCTGCTAATGGCCATGAAGAGACTGATATGAAAGAAAATGATCCATGTCCAGATTTCCTTGATAATGGTGATTCATGGAGAAGTGTTTTATCTGTAGCTGACACCTTAATGGAACATGCACAGGACTTGCTGGACTCCCTAAATGTCGTGTTTGTTAACAGAAAAGTGGGTGATCTAGCTGGGCTTCAGGAAATAGAAAAAGTCTCACCTGTAGTTTCCTGCTTTCAGGGCTTCTTATGTGGTCTAGCTTCTGCAATGGACAATTTGGATGTTAAAAGTAGCAGTCCTCTTATAGAATCAACAAGCTGCACCCTCAAACTTCTGTCCACAATGAAAACATGTGCGGACTTATTAAACTCCGTTTTGCATTTGTTGTTTCTTGAGGGTGATCAATGCCCTCAAGGTTTGTCTAGTACCCACTTTTCTATTGAGACAGAATTTTGCAATAAACTGTTGCCAATGGGAACTCACCCATCTAGGGACTCTGCTAATGAGGTTGATTCTGCGAATAAGGAAGAACAGCATTCTGGTTCCGCTGGCTCCGGTTTTGAGTCTCTTTTGGCCAATGTAGACTTTGAGCAACAATATTTGAGAAAATCTCTATTACAAGGACTTTTCAAAGGAGAGAATCTTGAAGCAGCATTTTGTCTGCGGCAGATTTTCAATGCTTCTTCAGCTATTCTAAAATTCTCGTTGCATACCAAGTCTACTTCCTTGCTGTCGAGTCTACTTCCCATACTAGTCCGAGTTTCTCAAGTTTTGCTTTTTGAGTTTGCCAACCATAGTGGGGCACTAGAAcagttttcttttatttggttGGATGGTGTTGTGAAGTTCATTGGAGAGCTGGGAAAAATATTTCCGCTGCTTAATCCTTTGTCTTCTAGAGATTTCTTTGTCAAGCAAATAGAATTGCATCTGAAGGCCATGGGGAAGTGCATATCGTTACAGGGGAAGGACGCTACTCTAGCATCACGAGAGATAGAATCAAGTACCAAGATGCTAAGTGGTCTGCCAGAACTTGACCTACCCAACTCCACTTGGCTAAACCACTTGGATGAGTTAAAATCCAGATTGAGGATGTCATTTGCGAATTTTGTCAGCAGATCTTCTGAATTGCATTTATTGTCTGCTATTCAGGCTATTGAGAGAGCATTAGTTGGTGTGCAGGAACACTGCATTAATAACTATGAAGTAACTACTGGAAGTTCAGATGGAGGAAAGGTCTCGGCTAATGTTGCTGCAGGCATTGATTGCTTGGATTTGATTCTTGAATCTGTCTCAG GACGTAAGAAGTTGGCTGTGGTCAAAAGGCATATCCAGAGCTTAGTATCGTCTCTACTCAATATAGTCCTGCACTTGCAAGGTCCCAAGATCTTTTTCAGAAATCTTAAGTTCAGGAAAGATTTTGCTGAACCCGACCCTGGCTGTGTCTGTCTTATGTGCATTTCGGTGCTGACAAAAATTTCTGCCAAACACGCCTTCTTCCAATTGGAAGCATGCCATATTGGGCAGTTATTGCATATGCCTGCTGCAATATTTCAGAGTATTTTCCAGCTTTGGATATCCAAAGGTTCTCTTTGTTCAAATTATACAGGAGGCTTGATGTTCGGAGAAACTGAGGTTCCTCGAACCGAAAGAAGTGCTGTGGATAGACAATTTTGCATAAAGTTATATGCGGCATGCTGCCGCATGCTGTGTAATGTTCTTAAGCATCACATAAG TGAGGCACGGCGCTGCATCGCTCTTCTGGAAGATTCAGTTGGCAGGCTCCTTAATTGTTTGGAGATGGTATGCACTAGTCCAGTTGAAGGAGATTATTTTGGATGGGAAGTGCAAGAAGGAGTAAAATGCGCCAGTTTCCTTCGAAGGGTGTACGAAGAG ATTAGGCAGCAAAAAGATGTCTACGGTGGCCATTGTTTTCAATTCCTATCTTGCTACATATGGGTTTACTGTGGATATGGTCGCCTTAGAAATGGAATCATCCG GGAAATTGATGAAGCTTTAAGACCTGGTGTCTATGCTTTAATAGATGCTTGTTCAGCAGATGATCTTCAACGTCTTCACACAGTATTTGGAG AGGGGCCCTGCAGAAGCACCCTTGCGACTTTGCAACATGATTACAAGGTCCATTTCCAATATGAAGGAAAAGTGTGA